One Cucumis sativus cultivar 9930 chromosome 1, Cucumber_9930_V3, whole genome shotgun sequence DNA segment encodes these proteins:
- the LOC101222334 gene encoding CBL-interacting serine/threonine-protein kinase 23 isoform X1, with amino-acid sequence MDGGGVRLKAASSSNGGRTRVGKYELGKTLGEGNFAKVKFARNSETGENVAIKILDKEKVLKHKMISQIKREISTMKLIRHPNVIRMIEVMASKTKIYIVLEFVTGGELFDKIVSRGRMKEDETRKYFQQLINAVDYCHSRGVFHRDLKPENLLLDANGVLKVSDFGLSALPQQVREDGLLHTTCGTPNYVAPEVINNKGYDGAKADLWSCGVILFVLMAGYLPFEDSNLVALYKKIHKADFTCPPWFSTNAKKLIKRILDPNPSTRITIPEVIENEWFRKGYKPPTFEQADISLDDVDAIFNETGDSGSLVVERKEEGSKSPLTMNAFELISKSQGLNLSSLFEKQMGIVKRETRFTSNRPAKEILSKIEETALPLGFDVKKNNYKMKLQGEKTGRKGHLSVATEIYEVAPSLYMVELRKAGGDTLEFHKFYKSLKTGLKDIVWRHEEDLDGDTGASVSQSSR; translated from the exons ATGGACGGCGGGGGTGTGAGGTTGAAGGCGGCGAGTTCGAGCAATGGTGGAAGAACCCGCGTGGGAAAATACGAATTGGGTAAAACCCTTGGGGAGGGTAACTTTGCCAAGGTTAAGTTTGCTCGGAATTCAGAGACCGGGGAGAACGTGGCGATCAAAATTCTTGATAAGGAGAAAGTTCTTAAGCATAAGATGATCAGTCAg ATTAAACGTGAGATATCAACCATGAAATTAATTAGGCATCCAAATGTCATCCGTATGATTGAG GTGATGGCTAGCaagaccaaaatatatattgtgttGGAGTTTGTCACTGGTGGGGAACTATTTGACAAGATT GTTAGTAGAGGCAGGATGAAGGAAGATGAAACAAGAAAGTATTTTCAGCAACTTATTAATGCTGTGGATTATTGTCATAGCAGAGGTGTTTTTCACAGAGATCTaaag CCGGAGAATTTGCTGCTTGATGCTAATGGCGTTCTTAAAGTTTCAGATTTTGGTTTGAGTGCACTGCCTCAGCAAGTTCGG GAAGATGGATTACTGCACACAACATGTGGGACTCCAAATTATGTTGCTCCGGAg GTGATCAATAATAAAGGCTATGACGGCGCAAAGGCTGACTTGTGGTCATGTGgtgtaattctttttgttttgatggCTGGTTATCTACCCTTTGAAGATTCCAACCTGGTTGCGTTGTACAAGAAG ATACACAAGGCTGACTTCACTTGTCCACCATGGTTCTCTACTAACGCAAAGAAACTTATCAAAAGAATTCTGGATCCCAATCCCTCAACG AGAATTACTATTCCAGAGGTAATTGAGAATGAATGGTTTAGAAAAGGTTACAAGCCGCCTACTTTTGAACAAGCTGATATAAGTCTTGATGATGTGGACGCTATCTTCAACGAAACAGGG GATTCGGGTAGTCTTGTTGTggaaaggaaagaggaaggaTCTAAATCCCCTCTTACGATGAACGCATTTGAGCTTATATCTAAATCTCAAGGACTCAACCTCAGTTCTCTTTTTGAGAAACAAATG GGAATTGTTAAACGGGAAACAAGGTTCACATCCAATCGACCTGCGAAAGAGATCCTTTCAAAAATTGAGGAAACTGCATTGCCTTTGGGTTTTGATGTGAAGAAAAACAACTACAAG ATGAAACTTCAAGGTGAAAAAACAGGTCGTAAAGGCCATTTATCAGTGGCAACAGAG ATTTATGAGGTTGCTCCATCACTGTACATGGTTGAGCTCCGCAAGGCTGGAGGAGATACATTAGAATTTCACAAG ttttataAGAGTCTCAAGACTGGGCTGAAAGATATTGTCTGGAGACATGAAGAGGATCTGGATGGAGATACTG GTGCTAGTGTCTCACAGTCGTCAAggtaa
- the LOC101222334 gene encoding CBL-interacting serine/threonine-protein kinase 23 isoform X2: MASKTKIYIVLEFVTGGELFDKIVSRGRMKEDETRKYFQQLINAVDYCHSRGVFHRDLKPENLLLDANGVLKVSDFGLSALPQQVREDGLLHTTCGTPNYVAPEVINNKGYDGAKADLWSCGVILFVLMAGYLPFEDSNLVALYKKIHKADFTCPPWFSTNAKKLIKRILDPNPSTRITIPEVIENEWFRKGYKPPTFEQADISLDDVDAIFNETGDSGSLVVERKEEGSKSPLTMNAFELISKSQGLNLSSLFEKQMGIVKRETRFTSNRPAKEILSKIEETALPLGFDVKKNNYKMKLQGEKTGRKGHLSVATEIYEVAPSLYMVELRKAGGDTLEFHKFYKSLKTGLKDIVWRHEEDLDGDTGASVSQSSR, encoded by the exons ATGGCTAGCaagaccaaaatatatattgtgttGGAGTTTGTCACTGGTGGGGAACTATTTGACAAGATT GTTAGTAGAGGCAGGATGAAGGAAGATGAAACAAGAAAGTATTTTCAGCAACTTATTAATGCTGTGGATTATTGTCATAGCAGAGGTGTTTTTCACAGAGATCTaaag CCGGAGAATTTGCTGCTTGATGCTAATGGCGTTCTTAAAGTTTCAGATTTTGGTTTGAGTGCACTGCCTCAGCAAGTTCGG GAAGATGGATTACTGCACACAACATGTGGGACTCCAAATTATGTTGCTCCGGAg GTGATCAATAATAAAGGCTATGACGGCGCAAAGGCTGACTTGTGGTCATGTGgtgtaattctttttgttttgatggCTGGTTATCTACCCTTTGAAGATTCCAACCTGGTTGCGTTGTACAAGAAG ATACACAAGGCTGACTTCACTTGTCCACCATGGTTCTCTACTAACGCAAAGAAACTTATCAAAAGAATTCTGGATCCCAATCCCTCAACG AGAATTACTATTCCAGAGGTAATTGAGAATGAATGGTTTAGAAAAGGTTACAAGCCGCCTACTTTTGAACAAGCTGATATAAGTCTTGATGATGTGGACGCTATCTTCAACGAAACAGGG GATTCGGGTAGTCTTGTTGTggaaaggaaagaggaaggaTCTAAATCCCCTCTTACGATGAACGCATTTGAGCTTATATCTAAATCTCAAGGACTCAACCTCAGTTCTCTTTTTGAGAAACAAATG GGAATTGTTAAACGGGAAACAAGGTTCACATCCAATCGACCTGCGAAAGAGATCCTTTCAAAAATTGAGGAAACTGCATTGCCTTTGGGTTTTGATGTGAAGAAAAACAACTACAAG ATGAAACTTCAAGGTGAAAAAACAGGTCGTAAAGGCCATTTATCAGTGGCAACAGAG ATTTATGAGGTTGCTCCATCACTGTACATGGTTGAGCTCCGCAAGGCTGGAGGAGATACATTAGAATTTCACAAG ttttataAGAGTCTCAAGACTGGGCTGAAAGATATTGTCTGGAGACATGAAGAGGATCTGGATGGAGATACTG GTGCTAGTGTCTCACAGTCGTCAAggtaa